A genomic region of Bombus fervidus isolate BK054 chromosome 17, iyBomFerv1, whole genome shotgun sequence contains the following coding sequences:
- the Morula gene encoding anaphase promoting complex subunit morula isoform X1 produces the protein MYNMDKSQINKIDFFPQVQYAFPILYEKVCLYFIQNECTDEEFADVIKEIKRLNLTQFVEDIVIYHIELYIRQNVAPTFWKKFTNNVTGQQGFEHFKNAVDGLYISLTEFLPLLKKLEYLTRNEMVQSTIDGNNVLSQFKLIVRSTLLSQLPLNYEHIVEQFYKIAFNVFCSADSSPQVTTGSDTAQCMGCYQEVDKCQCQMIVFMFHETNRKLIELELLERLVGNVLTSLIHIRIKNHVSQSCDKTFDVSQLKSLENWLETVVMSWLIRIYSGGFSKVVSLTNQTRNAIDKFKQKLSHFLYETYTRFRIEQLFDIIIEYPDSQPAIDDLRICLERTDLRKVLIESLQEALKTRLLHPGVNTPDIITAYIAAIRALRQLDPTGVLLETITEPIKIYLRTREDTVRCVVSDLLDDSPSDLADELVKGESLQLDDGSGDEENEDWDKWMPDPVDADPAKSAQRRMSDIISMLVNVYGSQDLFVNEYRTLLADRLLSQLNYHTEREIRHLELLKRRFGENQLHYCEVMLKDVYDSKRIDGHIQSDASYTLEKEHFPTSALILSAQFWPPFKENWKLELPKIVQDQLNKYVKAFETLKGNRTLCWKPHLGNVNLEIELKDRKLDINVTPIHATIILHFQDKKEWALEELAEIMHAPATVLRRKITFWVSQGLLKEISNDVFILQEESSTKTRSLSDIVLEEEVESAMASASDQREEELQVFWSYIVGMLTNLDSMPLERIHQMLKMFASQGPGAMECGLPELRQFLDRKVREHQLLFSGGLYRLPKS, from the exons atgtataatatggaTAAATCACAGATCAATAAAATCGATTTTTTTCCTCAAGTTCAGTATGCATTTcctattttatatgaaaaggtttgtttatatttc aTTCAAAATGAATGTACAGATGAAGAATTTGCAGATgtgattaaagaaataaagaggtTAAATTTGACACAATTTGTTGAAGATATAGTTATTTatcatatagagttatatattCGGCAAAATGTAGCACCTACATTTTGGAAAAAATTCACAAATAATGTGACTGGACAACAAGGTTTCgaacattttaaaaatgcaGTAGATGGATTGTATATAAGTTTAACAGAATTTTTGCCATTATTAAAAAAGTTAGAATACTTAACACGAAATGAAATGGTTCAATCTACAATAGATGGGAACAACGTATTAagtcaatttaaattaattgtacgATCTACGCTATTAAGTCAGTTACCACTCAACTACGAACATATAGttgaacaattttataaaattgcatttaATGTATTTTGTAGTGCAGATAGTTCTCCACAAG TAACTACAGGAAGTGATACTGCTCAATGTATGGGTTGTTATCAGGAAGTAGATAAATGTCAGTGTCAAATGATTGTATTCATGTTCCatgaaacaaatagaaaattaattgaattagaACTATTAGAGAGATTAGTTGGTAATGTTCTTACATCACTgatacatatacgtattaaAAATCATGTCAGTCAATCATGTGATAAAACATTTGATGTGTCACAATTAAAATCATTAGAAAAT tGGCTTGAAACAGTTGTTATGAGCTGGTTAATAAGAATATATTCTGGTGGTTTTTCAAAGGTTGTATCTTTGACCAATCAAACTCGTAATGCTATAGACAAATTTAAACAGAAACTATCtcattttttatatgaaacatatACCAGATTTAGAATTGAACAACTCTTTGACATCATAATag AGTATCCTGATTCTCAACCTGCAATAGATGATTTACGTATTTGTCTAGAACGAACTGATTTACGTAAAGTCCTAATAGAAAGTCTACAAGAAGCATTAAAAACAAGATTATTACATCCAGGCGTAAATACACCAGACATAATAACAGCTTATATTGCAGCTATAAGAGCATTGAGACAATTGGATCCTACAGGTGTCCTCCTTGAAACAATAACAGAACCTATTAA aatttatttaagaaCCAGAGAGGATACTGTACGTTGCGTAGTGAGTGATTTGCTTGATGACTCACCAAGTGATCTAGCTGATGAACTAGTCAAGGGCGAATCTTTACAATTAGATGATGGTTCTGGCgatgaagaaaatgaagattgGGACAAATGGATGCCAGATCCTGTTGATGCTGATCCTG CAAAATCAGCGCAACGCAGGATGTCAGATATAATATCGATGTTAGTAAATGTATATGGTAGTCAAGATCTATTTGTAAATGAATATCGTACATTATTAGCAGACAGACTACTGTCTCAATTAAATTATCATACTGAACGAGAAAtccgtcatttagaattattgaAAAGGCGTTTTGGAGAAAATCAACTTCATTACTGTGAAGTTATGTTAAAAGATGTATATGATTCTAAAAGAATAGATGGACATATACAATCTGATGCTAGTTACACTTTAGAAAAAGAGCACTTCCCTACATCTGCATTGATATTATCAGCACAGTTTTGGCCACCATTTAAAGAAAACTGGAAATTAGAGTTACCTAAAATTGTACAGGAccaattaaacaaatatgtaaaagCATTTGAAACTCTAAAAGGAAATAGAACACTTTGTTGGAAACCTCATCTCGGAAAtgttaatttagaaattgaattaaaagatagaaaattagATATAAATGTAACACCGATACATGCTACAATAATCTTACATTTTCAAGATAAga AAGAATGGGCTCTAGAAGAACTTGCAGAAATAATGCATGCCCCTGCAACTGtgttaagaagaaaaataactttttgggtTTCACAGGGtcttttgaaagaaatttctaatgATGTCTTCATATTACAAGAAGAAAGTTCAACGAAAACCAGATCTTTATCAGATATTGTTCTGGAAGAAGAAGTAGAAAGTGCAATGGCATCTGCAAGTGATCAGAGGGAGGAAGAACTTCAAGTGTTTTGGTCTTATATTGTTGGCATGCTAACCAATTTAGATTCTATGCCTTTAGAAAGAATTCAtcaaatgttaaaaatgttcGCGTCTCAAGGTCCAGGAGCAATGGAATGTGGCTTACCTGAATTGAGACAATTTCTTGATAGAAAAGTGAGAGAACATCAACTATTATTTTCAGGTGGCTTATATCGTTTACCAaaatcataa
- the Morula gene encoding anaphase promoting complex subunit morula isoform X2, producing the protein MYNMDKSQINKIDFFPQVQYAFPILYEKIQNECTDEEFADVIKEIKRLNLTQFVEDIVIYHIELYIRQNVAPTFWKKFTNNVTGQQGFEHFKNAVDGLYISLTEFLPLLKKLEYLTRNEMVQSTIDGNNVLSQFKLIVRSTLLSQLPLNYEHIVEQFYKIAFNVFCSADSSPQVTTGSDTAQCMGCYQEVDKCQCQMIVFMFHETNRKLIELELLERLVGNVLTSLIHIRIKNHVSQSCDKTFDVSQLKSLENWLETVVMSWLIRIYSGGFSKVVSLTNQTRNAIDKFKQKLSHFLYETYTRFRIEQLFDIIIEYPDSQPAIDDLRICLERTDLRKVLIESLQEALKTRLLHPGVNTPDIITAYIAAIRALRQLDPTGVLLETITEPIKIYLRTREDTVRCVVSDLLDDSPSDLADELVKGESLQLDDGSGDEENEDWDKWMPDPVDADPAKSAQRRMSDIISMLVNVYGSQDLFVNEYRTLLADRLLSQLNYHTEREIRHLELLKRRFGENQLHYCEVMLKDVYDSKRIDGHIQSDASYTLEKEHFPTSALILSAQFWPPFKENWKLELPKIVQDQLNKYVKAFETLKGNRTLCWKPHLGNVNLEIELKDRKLDINVTPIHATIILHFQDKKEWALEELAEIMHAPATVLRRKITFWVSQGLLKEISNDVFILQEESSTKTRSLSDIVLEEEVESAMASASDQREEELQVFWSYIVGMLTNLDSMPLERIHQMLKMFASQGPGAMECGLPELRQFLDRKVREHQLLFSGGLYRLPKS; encoded by the exons atgtataatatggaTAAATCACAGATCAATAAAATCGATTTTTTTCCTCAAGTTCAGTATGCATTTcctattttatatgaaaag aTTCAAAATGAATGTACAGATGAAGAATTTGCAGATgtgattaaagaaataaagaggtTAAATTTGACACAATTTGTTGAAGATATAGTTATTTatcatatagagttatatattCGGCAAAATGTAGCACCTACATTTTGGAAAAAATTCACAAATAATGTGACTGGACAACAAGGTTTCgaacattttaaaaatgcaGTAGATGGATTGTATATAAGTTTAACAGAATTTTTGCCATTATTAAAAAAGTTAGAATACTTAACACGAAATGAAATGGTTCAATCTACAATAGATGGGAACAACGTATTAagtcaatttaaattaattgtacgATCTACGCTATTAAGTCAGTTACCACTCAACTACGAACATATAGttgaacaattttataaaattgcatttaATGTATTTTGTAGTGCAGATAGTTCTCCACAAG TAACTACAGGAAGTGATACTGCTCAATGTATGGGTTGTTATCAGGAAGTAGATAAATGTCAGTGTCAAATGATTGTATTCATGTTCCatgaaacaaatagaaaattaattgaattagaACTATTAGAGAGATTAGTTGGTAATGTTCTTACATCACTgatacatatacgtattaaAAATCATGTCAGTCAATCATGTGATAAAACATTTGATGTGTCACAATTAAAATCATTAGAAAAT tGGCTTGAAACAGTTGTTATGAGCTGGTTAATAAGAATATATTCTGGTGGTTTTTCAAAGGTTGTATCTTTGACCAATCAAACTCGTAATGCTATAGACAAATTTAAACAGAAACTATCtcattttttatatgaaacatatACCAGATTTAGAATTGAACAACTCTTTGACATCATAATag AGTATCCTGATTCTCAACCTGCAATAGATGATTTACGTATTTGTCTAGAACGAACTGATTTACGTAAAGTCCTAATAGAAAGTCTACAAGAAGCATTAAAAACAAGATTATTACATCCAGGCGTAAATACACCAGACATAATAACAGCTTATATTGCAGCTATAAGAGCATTGAGACAATTGGATCCTACAGGTGTCCTCCTTGAAACAATAACAGAACCTATTAA aatttatttaagaaCCAGAGAGGATACTGTACGTTGCGTAGTGAGTGATTTGCTTGATGACTCACCAAGTGATCTAGCTGATGAACTAGTCAAGGGCGAATCTTTACAATTAGATGATGGTTCTGGCgatgaagaaaatgaagattgGGACAAATGGATGCCAGATCCTGTTGATGCTGATCCTG CAAAATCAGCGCAACGCAGGATGTCAGATATAATATCGATGTTAGTAAATGTATATGGTAGTCAAGATCTATTTGTAAATGAATATCGTACATTATTAGCAGACAGACTACTGTCTCAATTAAATTATCATACTGAACGAGAAAtccgtcatttagaattattgaAAAGGCGTTTTGGAGAAAATCAACTTCATTACTGTGAAGTTATGTTAAAAGATGTATATGATTCTAAAAGAATAGATGGACATATACAATCTGATGCTAGTTACACTTTAGAAAAAGAGCACTTCCCTACATCTGCATTGATATTATCAGCACAGTTTTGGCCACCATTTAAAGAAAACTGGAAATTAGAGTTACCTAAAATTGTACAGGAccaattaaacaaatatgtaaaagCATTTGAAACTCTAAAAGGAAATAGAACACTTTGTTGGAAACCTCATCTCGGAAAtgttaatttagaaattgaattaaaagatagaaaattagATATAAATGTAACACCGATACATGCTACAATAATCTTACATTTTCAAGATAAga AAGAATGGGCTCTAGAAGAACTTGCAGAAATAATGCATGCCCCTGCAACTGtgttaagaagaaaaataactttttgggtTTCACAGGGtcttttgaaagaaatttctaatgATGTCTTCATATTACAAGAAGAAAGTTCAACGAAAACCAGATCTTTATCAGATATTGTTCTGGAAGAAGAAGTAGAAAGTGCAATGGCATCTGCAAGTGATCAGAGGGAGGAAGAACTTCAAGTGTTTTGGTCTTATATTGTTGGCATGCTAACCAATTTAGATTCTATGCCTTTAGAAAGAATTCAtcaaatgttaaaaatgttcGCGTCTCAAGGTCCAGGAGCAATGGAATGTGGCTTACCTGAATTGAGACAATTTCTTGATAGAAAAGTGAGAGAACATCAACTATTATTTTCAGGTGGCTTATATCGTTTACCAaaatcataa